The following is a genomic window from Bacillus sp. V2I10.
CTTTAAACTGTTAACAAAAACGTAACTCGGTTTTAACTATCCTGTAACATCACTGAAATAATAATGGGGTACTATATAAATAGTAATTGACCCCCTTTTATAAATAAACTTTTGAGTACGGGCGCCCTTTCCCGTACTCCTTTTTTTTGTTCATTTTTCTTTGAAACTTTTTTCAGGGCTTACACGTATATAAACCTCATAGACATTCCTTTAAAAAATAAGTCTGTCCGTAGCCTCCGTTCATTGTGAGGTTGTCTTTGAAATAGTATAATAAAAAGTGAGAAAATATGTTAAGACTACCCGAACGAATCCAGAGGTGAAAGACTTTTGCAAAGAGTAACGAATTGCGTTTTAGTACAGGACAATAAAATTCTTCTCCTGCAAAAACCGAGAAGAGGATGGTGGGTGGCGCCTGGCGGAAAAATGGAGCAGGGTGAATCGATTAAAGACACTGTCATTCGAGAATATCGCGAAGAAACAGGCATATATTTAAAAAACCCAAAAATTAAAGGGATCTTCACTTTTATTATTAAAGATGGAAATGAAATTGTTTCAGAGTGGATGATGTTTACGTTTTTTGCTACGGAATTTACAGGTGAGAATGTGGCAGAGTCTGAGGAAGGAAAGCTTAAGTGGCATTCTTTAGAAGAGGTCAGTGACCTTCCGATGGCTCCGGGCGATCATCATATTCTTGAGTTTATGATGAAAGGTGCCGGTCTGATATATGGCACCTTTACTTACACACCTGATTTCGAACTGCTGGCATATCGGTTAGATCCGCAGTAAACGATCCATTCATTAATATAAAAGCGCGGGTAAAGAGAAAGGAGGCAATCTGCATGAGTACAGGCAGTGTTCAGGATATAAAGATGGTGATTATTACAGGCATGTCAGGAGCAGGCAAAACGGTTGCCATTCAAAGCTTTGAAGATCTTGGTTATTTTTGTGTAGATAACCTGCCGCCTAATTTGCTTCCGAAGTTTCTTGAGCTGATGAAGGAATCCGGCTCTAAAATGAACAAAGTTGCACTGGTAATGGATTTGCGGGGACGCGAATTTTTTGAAAGCCTGTTTCAGGCGCTGGATGATATGGCGGAAAAGACTTGGATAAATCCTCAAATTCTTTTTCTGGATGCTAAGGATGCTACCCTTGTTACTCGATACAAGGAAACACGCAGGTCCCATCCATTAGCCACAACAGGCTTGCCTTTAGAAGGCATTAAAAACGAAAGAGAATTGCTGGAGGAGCTGAAAGGCCGTTCTCAGATGATTTTTGACACATCTGAATTGAAGCCCCGCGAACTCAGAGAAAAAATACTGATGCAGTTTGCGGAAGATGCTGAGCATACCTTCTCTGTAAATGTGCTCTCGTTCGGTTTTAAATACGGAGTGCCGATCGATGCTGATTTAGTATTCGATGTCAGATTCTTGCCGAATCCGCATTATATTGATCATATGAGACCGAAAACAGGACTTGAAGAGGAAGTTTCCTCGTATGTTCTAAAATGGACAGAGACTCAGAAGTTTTTAGAAAAGGTACTGGATTTGCTTACCTTCATGCTGCCTTACTATAAAAGAGAAGGAAAAAGCCAGCTTGTCATTGCAATAGGATGCACAGGTGGCCAGCACCGGTCGGTTACATTGGCGGAATACATTGCGAAGCACTACAAAAATGACTATCAGACGCACGTATCACATCGTGATATTGAGCGCAGAAGCCGTCATTAAATGACTGATACTGCAAATAGGCCAAAGGTTGTCATAATCGGCGGAGGTACCGGATTGTCTGTACTCTTGCGGGGGTTAAAAGTATACCCTGTTGATATTACAGCAATTGTTACAGTTGCAGATGATGGCGGGAGCTCAGGCCGGCTCCGTGACGAACTCCAAATTCCGCCTCCAGGTGACATACGCAATGTGTTAGCTGCGCTTTCAGATGTAGAGCCGTTAGTAGAAGATTTATTTCAGCACAGGTTTAATAAAGGAAATAGTCTCACAGGACATTCTCTTGGAAATCTTATCTTGGCAGCGATGACGAATATTACTGGAGACTTTTTCCATGCCGTGAGGGAAATGAGCAAAGTCCTTAATGTGCGTGGAAAAGTTCTGCCTGCTGCAAATCGAAGCGTCGTCCTTCATGCTGAAATGGAAGATGGAACGATTGTTTCAGGAGAATCAAAAATACCTTACTCCGGCAAGAAGATTAAACGCGTCTTTTTATCACCCGAGTCCATTGAGCCTCTTGAAGAGACGATCGAAGTGATTCGGCAGGCTGACTTAATTCTTCTCGGTCCGGGAAGCTTATATACGAGTATTCTTCCTAATCTTCTCGTTCCTAAAATTGGTGATGAGGTTTGCAAGGCAAAAGCAAAAAAGGTTTATATTTGCAATGTGATGACTCAGGCAGGGGAAACCCTTGATTTTACTGCAAGCGATCATGTAAAAGCATTGAATGAACATATGAAATGCACGTTCATCGATACAATATTAGTGAATGATGAAGAAATTCCTGATATGATGAAAGCATTATATGCAGAGGAACTGGCTAAACCGGTCTATTATGATATTGAAGCATTGCGGGATTTGGGACTGGAGATCGTTCATGATAAGATTGTTTCCTACGAAAATAACGTCATCCGCCATGATACGGTTAAAGTTGCCAAGCTGCTGTATGATATGATCACATAAAAAATAAAGAGTGCAAACGAATGCATTCATAAGGATTGGAGGGTGCAGAGAGATGTCCTTTGCTTCTGAAACAAAAAAAGAATTAACCAACATAGAGTCTAAAGCCTGTTGTTTAAAAGCAGAGTTATCTGCACTCATCCGAATGAACGGCTCTCTTTCTTTTTCGAATCGAAAAATAATTTTGGACATTCAAACCGAAAATGCAGCAATAGCTAGAAGAATATATACTCTCTTAAAAAAGCAGTATGACGTTTCTGTCGAGCTGCTTGTGCGGAAGAAAATGCGTTTGAAAAAGAATAACGTCTACATCGTTCGGCTGATAGAAAAAGCTCGTGAAATATTAGAGGATCTGGGCATCCTCGGAGAAAATTTTACGTTTGAGAGAAGTATTTCCGAGGAGCTTGTCAGAAAGAAATGCTGCAAGCGATCCTATATAAGAGGTGCCTTTTTGGCAGGAGGTTCTGTCAATAATCCGGAGACTTCATCCTATCACTTAGAAATTTTTTCATTATATAAAGAGCACAATGACTCTCTATGTGAATTAATGAATTCCTTCCATTTGAACAGCAAAACACTCGAACGGAAAAAAGGATACATTACCTATTTGAAGGAAGCCGAGAAAATATCTGATTTTCTCAGCATTATAGGCGGTCATCAGGCACTCCTGCGCTTTGAAGATGTGCGGATTGTCCGCGATATGAGAAATTCCGTTAACCGCCTCGTCAATTGTGAAACCGCTAACTTAAACAAAACAATTGGTGCAGCCATACGCCAAGTCGAGAATATAAAATTTATCGATGAAAAAATGGGTCTTGAAGCACTGCCCGACAAATTAAGTGAAATTGCACGTCTTCGGGTAGAGTATCAGGATGTTACGCTTAAAGAACTGGGTGAAATGGTATCAAGCGGCAAAATCAGCAAGTCAGGCATTAATCACCGTCTGAGAAAACTTGACGAGATTGCAGAACAACTAAGAAATGGCCAGCCAGTAACGATCAAATAAAAAGGGGAAAGAAGAGGGGATTCATATGGTTGAGAAACAGGTCGAAGTTCGTTTAAAGACAGGCTTACAAGCCCGTCCAGCAGCACTTTTTGTACAAGAGGCTAATCGTTATTCATCAGACATCTTTTTAGAAAAAGACGGGAAAAAAGTGAACGCGAAGAGCATCATGGGGTTAATGAGTCTTGCAATCAGCACTGGCTCAGTGGTTACTCTTATCGCAGAAGGCCATGACGAGTCAGAAGCATTAGAGGTTTTATCTCAATATGTGAAGCAAGAAGCTTAAAAACGGCCTTTGGCCGTTTTTTTTGATTAGGAGGTATTTGGAAAACAGAAAGTATTTCGCTGACTTTGTAAAGTATTTTACGGGTTTTCGCTAGTAAAAAGGATATTTCGGAAAGTAAAAGTCACTATTTGGAAAGTAAATCAGCTTACAGCAGGAAAAAAGGAGGATTTCGCTCAATCTGGAAAGTGTTTTACGGATTTTCTTTAGTAAAAAGAGGATTCTGGAAAGTAAAATCCACGATTTGGAAATCATGCCTCAAGTCTATTGGAAAAGCCAATTTACTAAGAAGAAAACAAAAAAACAGAACGGCCTAAGGCCGTTCTGCTGTATCTTATTATTTATTATCAGGCAGTGTATTGCGAGTCATCACTTTATCAATCAAGCCGTACTCAAGTGCACGTTCTGCCGTCATGAAGTTGTCACGGTCTGTATCGCGAGCGATCACTTCCATTGGCTGGCCAGTACGGTCAGCAAGAATTTGATTCAGCTTATCACGCAAGAACAAGATGCGTTTTGCAGCGATCTCAATTTCAGTTGCCTGTCCTTGAGCTCCGCCAAGAGGCTGATGAATCATAACTTCACTGTTTGGAAGGGCATAGCGTTTGCCTTTTGCACCGGCTGCAAGGAGGAATGCTCCCATTGACGCGGCCATACCGATGCAGATAGTTGATACTTGTGGTTTAATAAACTGCATTGTATCGAAAATCGCCATACCGGCTGTAATAGAACCGCCAGGGCTGTTAATGTAGATTGAGATGTCTTTCTCTGGATCTTCAGCTTCTAAGAACAAAAGCTGGGAGACAATTGAGTTTGCCACGTTATCGTCAATCCCGCTTCCAAGCATGATAATGCGGTCTTTTAAAAGACGTGAGTAAATATCGTATGCACGTTCACCGCGGTTCGTTTGTTCAATAACTGTAGGTATTAAATTCATCGTATTTTCCTCCTTTTAAATAAAGGTAAATTTTATGTACTCTCATCATACAACTATGGTCAATAAAGGTCAAACGAAACGCTGTTCTTTGATGCTTTTTCTTGCAGCTTATAATATATGCAGCAGTTGCTGACTGTAACCATGTTACCCAATTATTCTTTCTTTCAAACGGTTGAGTGAAGCTGTTTCATGCCTCATTTTTTCTGCGTATGATAGAACTTCAATAGTGGTCTTTCCCAAGCAGGCTGTAACATAAGTATTCGGCAGGCACTTTAAAATATCCTTTATATTTCCGTTCGGCAGCTGATAAAAGGAAAGCATTTTTTAATGATCACCCTATTTGGTTCAGCGCTTTATATCTTAGAAATCCCCCGTTTTCTTCAGGAGTTTAGTCCTTTCAGCCTGCAGAATAAAAATACCGCTTGATACATAGGTAGTTTTTATCGTATAATAGCGCTACTGACTAATAAATTTTTATATGCGCTCGTAGCTCAGTTGGATAGAGCGGTGGTTTCCGGTACCACGTCTGTCGGGGGTTCGAATCCCTTCGAGCGCGTCACTTATAGAAAGAGCTGGTTTTTAATTAAACCAGCTCTTTCTTTTTTTGTTGGAGGCTCTTTCAATTGAGCTAATCACAAAAATGGTTAAACCCACAATTCGCCGGCTAATCAATAATTGAAAATAGCTAAAAAAGCGGAAAATCGGCTAGAACAAATGGAATTTATGCTAATAAAACAGCGGTTTATGCTAAAAAGACTTTCTGTGCGGCCGTCAAAGATTAGCAGGACGCCTATACGGACTGAGTTGACCGGTACAAGCTCCAACACAAAAGCTCATTTGTCAGAAATGGAGCTGAGCAAATAGCTCTGCTATTTTGAATGCTAGATTCTATTATAGATTCCTTAAAAATAGACGAATGACCCAAGAGAGGCGCCTTTCCAAAAGGCGTCTCTTTCTCATTTACTATAATAAGGGGTGATAAGCATTGAGTGTTTCTCAAAAATATCAAATATATCCGTCTTGGAAATGCACGTTCAGGGGAAAAACTGACTTGACCTCTATTTATAGTCTCTCACGAAACGGCAAATAACTCGGCTGATGCTGACGATCACTTTAATTATTTTAACAACTCTCAGCCGAGTGCATCTGCTCATACGTTTATAGGTGATGGCAAAATTCTTGAGATCATCCCATTAGATGAAAAAGCGTGGCACAATCTATATCGGAACCCTGAATATTATCAGCTCTTCGGTTATGATGCAAATGACGCAGCTATTGCAGTTGAGCTCTGCCGCACTGGAGATTTCATTAAAGCCTATGACCGGTATGTATGGTACCACGCGTACCTTTGCCGCAGGTTCAATTTAAACCCTTCGACAAAAATAGTTGCCCACAGTACACTTGATCCACGCAGAAGATCGGATCCGGGCAGCTGGTTCAGAGAACATGGTGTGACATGGGGAAAATTTATGAGTGATGTGCGTGTTTATTATGATGCATGGGGCAGCAGCGGAACGCCTATTAAAGTAGAGCCGCCAAAGCAGGAAACAGGCACTGAGGTAGATGTGACCATTATACGAAAGGGAAACCGGGGTTCGGTAGAAAAGTGTTTTTAGACGATCTAGACAGATATTGACGCGGACTTTAAATGCCAATCCAATAAAAAAAGCCCTGCCAAGTTAACCTGGCGGGGCATGATTGAATGGAAACAGAAATAATATGTAAGAGTCCAGTAAGCCGCACTGGACAAGAAGTGTATATTGCCGTGCTTGACGACTCAACAATTCTTATTTTAAAGCATGTCACGTTTTTTGTGAACAGGTAAATTTTTCAATTATTTTTCAGATTTAATCGTATTGTACGCCTCATCCAAATTCTGAATCCGTTTTAAGACCACTGAGTTTTTTGTAAGCTGATCCTGAACCAGCGCTGAAACGACAGATCGATAATAACGGTTCATGGCATCAAGCTTCGGAACTTGACCTTCATTCTGTTTAATGTGCTCTTTAAAATTTTGCTCAAAGTAGGGCACTGAAAATAATTCACTCATTGATATCTCTCCTTTGAAGTTCTTTCCATACAATGATGGACCGTTTTCGTGTAAAATGAGAAGCAGGGGGAACGAACTATGGATATGAAAGTCGGTTTATTTCAAGAGCAATCATTAAAACTCAATATGACTCAAGAATTAAAGCAAGCAATTACTCTTCTTCAATACTCTTCTATGGAGCTTGCCTCCTATATAGAGGACCTTACCCTTGAAAATCCCCTCATCGAATTAAAAGAGAAGCCTGATTCAGGCGTATTGTATCATACCTCATCACGGACAAAAATGACAAGTTCATCAAAGAACACGGACTTGATTGAAAACGTATCAAGCATTGGCACAACCCTGCAGCAGCATTTAGAGGCCCAGCTGCTCGGGATGAAGCTGACTGCATCAGAAAAACGAGCTCTTCATATCCTGATACAGGCTCTTGATCCTAACGGGTACATAGAGGGAGATCTTAGTGTACTTTCTGAAAAATTCAGCATCAGTGCTGAAGAGCTAAATCAGCAGCTAACCGTATTACAGAAGCTTGACCCGGCAGGAGTAGGGGCGAGAAATCTGCAGGAATGCATTTCGATTCAGCTCGCAAGGCTGCCGAAACGAAATAAAACAGCCGAATTAATTGTGAACGACTATTTCTACTTATTCGCGGAAAAATCATGGAAAGAGCTTGCGAAAAGAACAAAGTTTGATTTAAAAGAAATTCAAAGTGTCCAGGATTTTATAAAAACGCTGCATCCGCGCCCTGGGCTTGCCTATCATCACGTTCATGACAGCTATATTGTTCCTGAACTGACAGTGGCCAAGGTTCACGGGGAATGGCAAGTCATGTACAATGATGACATTTCACCTAAAGTCGCCGTTAACTCTGCCTATAAATCTAATTATTCTTCTATAGAAGATGCAGATGTGAAGCAATATCTGTCTTCAAAGCTCAATCAATGCAGATGGCTGATTAAGACGCTGAATCAGCGGAAAGAGACAATGATGAAAGTGATGAAAGAAATTGTGCGGAGGCAGGCTGACTTTTTCGAAAAAGGCGAATTGTTTATGAAACCGCTGACATTAAAGACTGTCGCTGATGCAATTGAAGTTCATGAATCAACTGTCAGCCGGACAGTGAGGGAGAAGTATGTTCAGACTCCTCATGGGCTTTATGAGCTGAAGTATTTTTTCTCAAATGGATTAGAACAATCCTCGCAGGACATTACTGCTTCCACTGTTAAAACAATCATAGAACAAATGATTGAAAAGGAAGATAAACTTGCACCGCTGTCTGATCAGAAAATTGTCACAAAACTCGCAGAGGAACATCAAATTGATGTCTCAAGAAGAACGGTGGCCAAATACAGAGATCAGTTAGGGATTGCCTCTTCTTCTGCAAGAAAACGATATTAGGATGTGTAAAAATAATGCTTTTAAAAATGTATTCAAGAAACAGCTGTCCTCTCTGTGTTGAAGCTTTAGAGGAACTTGAAAAGCTGAAAAACGACATGAATATAGAAATCGAAGTTGTTGATATTTACAGTGATGATACCCTGCTTGAAAAGTATCAGCTCATGATTCCTGTCGTTGAATATGGAGGTTTGGTGCTTGGATACGGCAAAATTAAAAAAGATTTTATAAGAAAGCGGTTACTTGATAAAAAGCAAGAAAGAATAGTTGAATAAGCATTTTCACCCTGCTAAAATGAAAATATAGCAGGGATGATTTTTTTTAGGTATAGTGGGACATATTACGTCATAGAGGGACACTTTTCGTCCCGTATGTTCTTGAAAGGGAATTTGTACATGAGGTCAATTATAGAAGTCCAAAAAAAATTATTGCCTGATCTGCTTCAAGTTATGCAAAAACGTTATCAGATCCTTCAGTATATACGACTAATGCAGCCAATCGGACGTCGAAGTCTTTCATCTAGTCTCGGGATCAGTGAGCGGGTTTTAAGAGGGGAAGTTCAATTTTTGAAAGATCAAAATTTGATCGATATTTTTTCCTCTGGCATGATGTTAACGAAGGAAGGATCATCTCTGTTAAGTATTCTCGAAGAAACGATGAAAGATGTTTTAGGTTTAACGTTTTTGGAAAATACATTAAAGGAACGTTTAAATCTTAAAAACGTCATCGTCGTATCCGGAGACAGCGATCAGTTCTCATGGGTTAAGAAAGAAATGGGCAGAGCCTGTGTCGCATGCATAAAAGAGCGGCTTACAGGGGAAAATATCGTCGCTGTCACTGGAGGAACAACCATTGCCGCTGTCGCTGAAATGATGACGCCGGACAGTAAAAATCGCGAACAGCTGTATGTACCTGCCAGAGGCGGCCTTGGAGAAAATGTAGAAAACCAGGCCAACACAATCTGCGCAAAAATGGCTGAGAGGGCGATGGGAAACTACCGTCTTCTGCACGTTCCAGATCAGTTAAGCAAGGAAGCCTATCTCTCTATTATTGAAGAACCGTCGATTAAAGAGCTGCTTATGCTCATTAAATCCTCAAGTATGGTTGTTCATGGAATAGGAGACGCTAAGACAATGGCGGAACGCCGAAAAACACTGCCAGAAGACTACATAAAGATAGAGCAGGGTCAGGCGGTAGCAGAAGCGTTCGGGTATTATTTCAATCAAGAAGGAGAAGTCGTTCACAAGGTGCAGACAGTAGGGATGCAGCTTAACGACTTAGAAAAGATTCAGGATGTTATTGCAGTGGCAGGCGGAGCTTCAAAAGCAAAAGCCATCCGGGCATACCTGAGGCAGGCAGCCGATTCCATTCTTATAACGGATGAAGGGGCCGCGAAAGAGTTAATAAGGGATCTTAATCCCTGATTATAATAGCTACAAAAAAAATCTCTCACTTATTTAAAGGAGGAAATTTCATCATGGCAGTAAAAATTGGTATTAACGGTTTTGGACGTATCGGACGTAACGTATTCCGTGCAGCACTTAAAAATCCTAACGTGGACGTTGTAGCGGTTAACGACTTAACAGACGCTAACATGCTTGCTCACCTTTTAAAATATGACTCAATTCATGGCAGATTAGATGCTGACGTGAAAGTAGACGGAAACAACCTAGTTGTTGACGGCAAAACAATCCAAGTATCAGCAGAGCGCGATCCTGCGAAATTATCTTGGGGCGAGCGCGGAGTAGAAGTAGTTGTTGAATCAACTGGTTTCTTCACTAAGCGTGCAGACGCTGCGAAGCACTTAGAAGCTGGCGCTAAAAAAGTAATCATCTCTGCTCCTGCAACAGATGAAGACATCACAATCGTTATGGGTGTTAACCATGACAAATATGACGCTGCAAGCCATGATGTAATCTCTAATGCATCTTGTACTACTAACTGCTTAGCGCCATTCGCTAAAGTTCTTAACGACAAATTCGGCATCAAACGCGGTATGATGACAACTGTTCACTCATACACAAACGATCAGCAAATTCTTGACTTGCCGCATAAAGACTACCGTCGTGCCCGTGCAGCAGCTGAAAACATCATCCCTACTTCAACTGGAGCAGCTAAAGCAGTTTCTCTAGTATTGCCTGAGCTTAAAGGTAAATTAAACGGCGGAGCTATGCGTGTTCCAACTCCAAACGTTTCTTTAGTAGACTTAGTTGCTGAGCTTGACACTAACGTAACAGCTGAAGAAGTAAATGCAGCATTCAAAGAAGCTTCTGAAGGCGCATTAAAAGGAATTCTTAACTACAGCGAAGAGCCATTAGTTTCTGGCGACTACAATGGCGACCCAGCTTCTTCAACAATCGATGCTTTATCAACAATGGTTATGGAAGACAGCATGGTAAAAGTAATCTCTTGGTATGACAATGAGTCTGGCTACTCTAACCGTGTAGTAGACCTAGTTGATTACATCGCTTCTAAAGGTCTTTAATCCTTAAGTCTGCTGAGGCTTGGATTTAAACCAAAACTAAGGTTATAATGAGTGCAAAGGGGAAGGGGAATACATGCCCCCTCCCTTTTGCTTTGTATGCCATACCATTCCAAATTAAAGGAGGAATTCCTGAAGATGAACAAAAAGTCAGTAAAAGACATCGAGGTTAAAGGGAAAGTTGTCTTCTGCCGTGTTGATTTCAACGTGCCGATGAAAGATGGCAAAGTAACAGATGACACACGCATTCGCGCAGCTTTACCAACTATTCAGTACTTAACAGAGCAAGGTGCAAAGGTTCTATTAGCAAGCCATTTAGGCCGTCCAAAAGGACAAGTTGTTGAGGAGCTTCGTTTAAACGCAGTTGCAGAGCGTCTTCAAGAATTACTTGGCAAAAATGCAGCGAAAGCAGACGAAGCATATGGCGACTCTGTAAAAGCTGAAATCTCTAAAATGCAGGAAGGCGACGTACTTCTATTAGAAAACGTTCGTTTCTACCCTGGTGAAGAGAAGAATGATCCTGAGCTTGCAAAAGCATTTGCTGAGCTTGCTGATGTCTATGTAAATGACGCTTTCGGAGCAGCGCACCGTGCACATGCTTCTACAGCAGGCATTGCAGACCACATTCCGGCAGTTGCAGGATTCCTTTTGGAAAAAGAATTAGAAGTATTGGGCAAAGCATTATCAAACCCTGAGCGTCCGTTCACAGCAATTATCGGCGGAGCTAAAGTAAAAGACAAAATCGGTGTAATTGATCACCTCTTAGATAAAGTGGATAACTTGATCATCGGCGGCGGACTTGCCTATACATTCATTAAAGCAATGGGCCACGAGGTAGGGAAATCTCTTCTTGAAGAAGATAAAGTTGAGCTTGCTAAATCCTTCATGGAAAAGGCGAAAAAGAACGGCGTTAACTTTTACATTCCAGTTGACGTAGTTGTAGCGGATGATTTTTCAAACGATGCAAACATTAAAGTTGTGCCGATCGACAGCATCCCAAGTGATTGGGAAGGCTTAGATGCTGGACCAAAATCCCGCGAAATCTACGCTGATGTTATCAGGAATTCAAAGCTTGTGATCTGGAACGGACCGCTTGGCGTATTTGAATTAGATGCATTTGCAGAAGGTACAAAGTCTGTGGCTGTAGCACTTTCAGAAGCAAAAGATACATACACAGTTATAGGCGGCGGAGATTCTGCTGCTGCAGTTGAGAAATTCAACATGGCAGACAAAATGGATCACATTTCAACAGGCGGCGGAGCATCTCTTGAATTCATGGAAGGCAAAGAGCTTCCAGGAGTTGTCGCATTAAACGATAAATAAATTCTTGTTTGTTAAGGACGGTGTGCGTGATGAGAAAGCCAATTATCGCTGGTAACTGGAAAATGAACAAAGTAATGGGCGAAGCAGCAGCATTCATTGAAGAAGTAAAAGGCTTAGTTCCTTCTGCTGACAAAATTGAATCTGTAGTTTGTGCACCTGCACTCTTTTTAGACCGCCTTGTAGAGGCTTCTAAAGGAACTGATGTTAAAATCGGTGCCCA
Proteins encoded in this region:
- the pgk gene encoding phosphoglycerate kinase, giving the protein MNKKSVKDIEVKGKVVFCRVDFNVPMKDGKVTDDTRIRAALPTIQYLTEQGAKVLLASHLGRPKGQVVEELRLNAVAERLQELLGKNAAKADEAYGDSVKAEISKMQEGDVLLLENVRFYPGEEKNDPELAKAFAELADVYVNDAFGAAHRAHASTAGIADHIPAVAGFLLEKELEVLGKALSNPERPFTAIIGGAKVKDKIGVIDHLLDKVDNLIIGGGLAYTFIKAMGHEVGKSLLEEDKVELAKSFMEKAKKNGVNFYIPVDVVVADDFSNDANIKVVPIDSIPSDWEGLDAGPKSREIYADVIRNSKLVIWNGPLGVFELDAFAEGTKSVAVALSEAKDTYTVIGGGDSAAAVEKFNMADKMDHISTGGGASLEFMEGKELPGVVALNDK